The window ATGAGCTTTGGATACACAAAATCGCCGCTTCTGATGCGCGTCAACTTCGAGTAGGCAAATTCGTTTCCAGACTTCGCATTGCCGCGAAACACTCCTCTTCCAAAGCAATAGACGCCAGCAAATTGATAGGTTTGCTCGGGCTCCACGTCCACGTCAGGGGACCTGAGTTTCACGAGATCGCGCATAGGGACCAATTGCGCATCCTTATCGTTCCTAATAATTGATCGGCACAGTTCACTGGCTTCACGGAAGCTCTCTTCCCGAAGCTGCTGCGCTTCGGATACCAGGCCGGATAACGATTCGATTCCCTCAACAAGCCGGCCTTGCTCCTTCAATGAAGGAAGCGGAACCTCCAGCGCGAGAAAATTCTTCTCCTTTAGTCGGTTTCTGCTGGTCGGGGTGCCGCCTGTACTCAGCCCCAAAGCTTGATTCCACCATGATTCCTGCGAGAAGTAGTAGAACAAGTATTTTGGCAAGACAGTTGAGGAGTTCACGGAAAAACAGGGGAATTCGTTCGAGACATAACAGCCGTGTGCAGCCTCATCTGCTAACGCAAACGAACCTTTCCAAGCGAAAAGCCTGTTATATACAAGGTCTCCCTTCTCCACACGAAAGAGAGTATTCGCCTGAATCTGGCTCCCCTTCTTTTGCTCTTTGATGTACAAGCCCTTTGCATACCATCTGGCACCCAAAATGTCGTAGGTCTGAGTTGGATTCACCGCCTCAGGGCGGCTGATAATCGTCAATATCTCCCCAAGTTGCACTGGAGTTTTGCGATCACTCATACGGCACCTTTCTGCAACAACTGCTGAACGGCGACCATGATTTCAGCAATCCGGCGCTCTTTGCTGAGAATGCTTTGCACCACTACATCCGGGGTCAGGTGTTCAATATCCTCTTTCGAATTTGGATTCTTTACATCAAGATTGCATCCGTTTTCGAGCAATTTGGCCGCTGAGGTCTTCCACGCGCAGAGATTTTCTTTGCGATCATTCCACCAATCCAGACAAGCCGAGAATTCCTCAAACTGCATCGGGGCGGTCTTGGTATAGTTTTTTCTCCCGGCTGGTAGAGGCTGCTCGTAATACCAAACGTCGTGCGTCGGACCCGAACGGTCAAAGAAAAGAAGATTTGCGGGTATGCCCGTGTAGGGAGCGAATACTCCATTTGGAAGCCGCACTATCGTGTGGAGGTTGAATTCCTTCAGCAATTCTTCCTTGATACGTGCACCTATTCCATCTCCAAAGAGCACTCCGTTTGGCACGACCATCCCGCACCTGCCGCCCTTGTTCCCCCGCACCGGACGACGGAGTTTCCGCATGATCAGCTGCAAGAAAAGCAGAGCTGTATCGGCGGTCTGTTTGTCTTCTGGAAAATTTGAAAGGATGCCCCGCTCTTCCTCTCCCCCAAAAGGAGGATTCGTCACGATCACGTCCACACGGTCCTTATCGCCGATCTCCCTCAGAGGAAAACGCAAAGCATTGCCGGGGTCTATCTCGGGATACTCCAATCCGTGGAGTAGGAGGTTCATTTCGCAAAGGAGATAGGGGAGTGACTTCGCTTCGATCCCGTGCAATGTACCGTGCTGAAGAAGATCGTAGTCTTGGGCACGCTTTGCCTGCGCCTTCAGGTGATCGAAAGCTTCGACCAGGAAGCCGCCCGTACCGGCCGCCGGGTCTAGAACCGTCTCACCCAATTGCGGATTTACGACCGAGACAATGAATTTAACGACGGATCGTGGAGTATAGAACTCACCCGAATCTCCCGCCGCGTCTCGCATCTCGCGAAGCATCGTTTCGTACATATGGCCGAGCGTGTGAATCTCATCCTTTGAAGTGAAGTGGATGCCATTCACCTTGTTGATCACATCTCGTAACAAGTACCCCGTGAGCATTCGATTCACGGTTCCTTGGAAGACACGAGAGATGACGTCCCGGCGATCACCGTTGGTGCTCTCAAGTGAACGAAGGTAGGCAAATAGACCGGGACCGCGTGTACCGTCCGGGCGCACAGCTTCATCCTGATTGATAAAGGACAGTAATTCTGGTCCCGTTATTCCCTCGGCCTTGGCTGCCCAGTCACGCCAACGATACGGCGGTTCGATGCTTGGCTTATAGGGTTTTCTCGCGAGCTTTGTTTCGGCTTCCCTGACTTGCTCCATGTCATCCAGGAACTTGAGAAACATGATCCAGGTGAGCATCGGCAGGCGGTCAAGATCGCCGTTGAGACCCTTATCCTTGCGCATGATTGCCCGGCACGACTTGACGATGTTGCCAAGTTGTTGAGCCGTCGATTGCTTTACTTCTTTTTTCGTTCCTTTGGTTCCTGCCATGAATTTGCCTTATGCTGCATAGAGCAATTGTTGAAGTTCGCCGACGGCGGCTTGAAGTTGATCGGGACCACCAAAAAGTTGAGCGATTTCAATTACATTCCCGTGCTCCGACAAAGGCGAAACCTTAAGGATGTCTGGTATCTGGAATTGTGCTGTCCCAAACTCGACATACTTGTCTAGCAGTTCGTTAAGCACCTGACGCGCGCCGTTGGTGAACCGATTGAAAAATGCCTGGCCGTCAAGACGGGCGGCCTCAGCCCGCTCACGTCTGCTCCGGATCGGCGCACTGTAGGCCACATTGCAGAGAAGGTCGAAAGGGTCCGCGTCTGGTTGCTTGGCAACCTCGGCCAATTCCTCAAAGGAGATGCCGCGCTGCTCAAGGGCGGCAATAATCGCGGCGCGCTCATCGGGGGCACTCCACCTGGCACGCAGATCGGCGGCAGAAGGATACATGCTGCGGACACTATCAGCGGTGTATTCTGTGAATCGTCGAACTTCCAGCCGTCTACCGTCTTCGTCGAGCTCGTAAACGAGATGAGCGGCAATTTCCACCACCACGCCGCCATCAACGTGATATTTGCGCGGCGGCCCCTGCTCATCATCAAAGACAGGTCCGCGTGCGGCCTCCTGCTCCTGTTCTGCTGGATCTTCGGCCTGTGGTTCATCCACGACGACCGGCTCTCCTATGGCCTCGCCTTCCGCGTTCATCTGTTCGTCAACAGTCTGCGCTGGATCACCGTCAAAGTCCCTATCGGCAAACAAGCGTGTGGCGCTGCCGGTGTAATCGAGGATATTGAAATACAACTTGCCGTAGTCGTCCCGCACGCGAGTACCACGGCCAATGATCTGCTTGAATTCCGACATTGAGTTGATATTGCGCACGAGCACGACATTCTTGCAGGTGGGCGCATTGACGCCTGTCGTAAGCATCTGTGATGTCGTAAGAATTGTCGGTGTCTGGGTTTCCAGTTCCATGAATCGGCCCAAGTGAGCCCGCCCCGTGTCGCCTTCATCGGAGACGACGCGGGCGACATAGTCGGGAAACTGGCGGACCAAATCTGCATTGCAGTTGTTGAGCGCCCGTCGCATCTCTTCGGCGTGTTCCTGGTCTGCACAGAAAACGATGGTCTTTGCAAAGCGATCAGTTTTCTTCAGAAAATCCGACAGGTTGCGAGCGATGGCTTCCGTGCGTGCTTTCAGGGCGATCACGCGATCAAAATCCGATGTGCCGTACAAGGCATCCGGGATTTCCCGGCCATAGCGGTCAAGCTCGCCGGGAGTCGGACGCCAGCCAGCGGCATCTACGGTCGATACGATACGATGCACTCGGTATGGCGCGAGGAATCCGTCGTCAATACCTTGCCGGAGACTGTAGGTATAGAGCGGATTCTGAAAATAGCGATACGTGTCGCGGTTGTCTTCACGTAGCGGTGTCGCGGTCATGCCGATCTGACTTGCGGGCTCAAAATATTCGAGAATCTCCCGCCAATTGCTTTCGTCGCGTGCGCTCCCCCGGTGGCATTCGTCTACGATGATCAGGTCAAAGAAATCGCGGGCATAGTCGCGGTATAACCCTGGACGGCGCTGGTCTTTCGCAATCGCCTGATAAATGGCAAAGTACATCTCGCGGCTTTTGACCGCCTCCCCTTCAATCTTGTGCCGGGCTTCGCCGAACGGAGCGAAGGTTTTGTCCTTTGGGTCATCAACGAGCACATTGCGGTCGGCGAGGTAAAGAATTCTAGGACGGCGATGCTCGCCGGTACGATTCCATAAGGAGTTCGTCAGCTTCCAGCAGATCTGAAAGGCGACCTCTGTCTTCCCGGTCCCGGTCGCAAGCGTCAGCAGCGATCGTTTCTTGCCCTGGAGAATGGACTGCACCGCACGATTGATCGCAATCTCCTGGTAGTAGCGCGACGGCCTTCCTGCCAAGTGATAGAACGGCGTGAGCAGTCGGTTGCCGACTTCCTCGGTGATGTTCTCCGCTGTTCTGAGTCGTGCCCAAAGTTCTGATGCCGTGGGGAACGTCTCCAGTTCAGTATCGATGCCGGTCAGGAAGTCATGTTCAAGGATGCTATGGCCGTTCGTCGCATAGGCGAACTTCAGTCCCAGAATCTGGGCATATTCCTTGGCTTGCTGCAATCCGTCGCCGGAGGTCTTATAGGCCGCTTTCGCTTCCACGACGGCAATGGGGAAGTCCCGGCGATACCGCAACAGATAGTCGGCGCGCTTCTGAGGACGGCGGATCGCTCGGTTGCCAACGAGCACAATCCGGCCATCTGTAAAGCTCTTTTGCTCGCTGATCTGGTTGTCTTCCCATCCGGCGCTGTAGAGCTTTGGCAGGACGTAAGTACGGCAGGTATCGGCTTCGTTCAGGGGCATCGTACTCCAGTGGCCGTCGCTTTCTCTGAGCTGGAACTTCTTGTAATGCGGGGCTTTCGCAGTCAGTTGGTACTGCTAACGATTGTACGGTCCTGGGATGCGCTCAACGATATCACCGCGAAACTAAGGGCAGAAACGCCTGCTGGGATCGTTCGGACCATGGGCCGTGTGGAAACGGGGGGCCCCACGGTCCGTTATTGCCTATCTCGTTTTCGGCCTTTCCAGGGGGAAAGCTGCCGGGGTCTGCCGCTATTGACCCTTACTGGCTCTCTCCTGGGTTGGAGATGGTCTCAGATCCGAGATGATTGTCATCAAAGTTTCCAGGGGGCCGGGATGGTGCCGATCCAGGTAGTATTTAATTTTTTCCTCTTTAAATAAGCGGTCGAGATAGGCGCATGTCACCGTTAGCGTGAGGACGTCAGTGCCGTAGGTCTCTTCGATTGCCTTTAGGTTCTGAATTATGCCGTCGGTGTCTTCGCCCAGGAGCGTGTCCGCTGCGTCGGAATTGGCCTTGTTTTGGCGTGCAATTGAAGCCTGTGTCAGAAGCGCCGGAGGACTGATGGCGAGCCTGGTCTTTGCAAACGATACAGAATAGTCATTGCGGAGGACCATTAGCTCCACTGTCGCGATCTGTCCAATCGCTTTCATCTTTCGCAGTATTGGGAACAGTTCCAGGCTTAGCTTTTTGTCACGCAACATCTCTACGACCTCTGGGCAAATTCCTTCGAGCATTTGCGCCCGCCTCCGAATTGCCGCAACATCCACGTTCAGGGTAGCGGCGATACGCTCCTCGGCGACTCCGCTCTTGAGAGCTTCCATCAGCATGAAGTGTTGGGCTACAGGTGGGATGTGGTTAACTCGCTTGTTGTACGTGTAGCTCTCATCGTCCGTGGAAAGGATGCAGTTAACTTCCTCCGTCCCCAATATCTTGAGGGCCTCAAATCTGAGATGTCCATCCAGTAGCAGAAAGCCTTTACCTTCCTGCGGAAATACCACGAGCGGCTCGATTAGGCCGATTTCGCGGACGGAGGATAGGATTTGTTTAAAGATAGAGGAACGGAGCGCCTCTGCAGTTGCATTCCGCTGTGGAACGATCGAGCTCAGCGGCAGAGTTAGGATGTTGTTCTGAAAAGCAGAACGCAAGTTGGCGGCGGCACGTTTCATTGTTGAAGCCTCCCCGCGAGCTCGGCAGGAACGGACTGGACGCCCTCGGCCTTTAACAAAGTTCGAAAGTGCTCATCTCCAAATAAGATTCGCGCGGCGGAAGTCAACAAAATCAGCCGATCTCTTGTTCGGTTAGCTTTCACAACCAAAGCGGTCTGCTCACGAATCTTCTGCTTGTATTCCTGGACCAGGGATTCGCCGGTGAGCTTGCGATGCGTCGGCGGGCCTTTCCTAGAAGCCTTTGTTTTTCCAACCTCTGGCTTATAACGCGGCGAGCGGCAGAGATGCGCGCTCCGCGCAGGTCACCTTTCTCGTAAGCCTCAGATAGTGCCCTGGAAATCTCATGATTGTTGCCAGTGGCGATTTCTACTGCAACGCTGAGCGGTATACGACCGGCCTCGACAGCCAAGACAAGAAATTCTTCCCCTTTATCGATGAGGTTGCAGATTCCATATAGGTACGCACGATCCAGGCCGAGCTTGCGAGCGATCTGCTCGCTTGAGTGCCCCCTCTCACGCAGAACCCGAACCTCGAACAAAATGGCATGGGTTGATGCTGGCCTTCTCGCTATGTTTTCCACCAGGCTCATCAATTGCCGATCCTGCTCAGGTGCTTCGATGACAATTGCTGGAATGAACATTTCACCAAGCTCGACAAAAGCTTCCATACGCCCTTGTCCGCATACCAGATCGTAGCGTTTTCCGTCGGAAGTTGATTGAGGTCTTTGCGCCACGGTGATAGGCCG is drawn from Edaphobacter lichenicola and contains these coding sequences:
- a CDS encoding type I restriction-modification system subunit M, coding for MAGTKGTKKEVKQSTAQQLGNIVKSCRAIMRKDKGLNGDLDRLPMLTWIMFLKFLDDMEQVREAETKLARKPYKPSIEPPYRWRDWAAKAEGITGPELLSFINQDEAVRPDGTRGPGLFAYLRSLESTNGDRRDVISRVFQGTVNRMLTGYLLRDVINKVNGIHFTSKDEIHTLGHMYETMLREMRDAAGDSGEFYTPRSVVKFIVSVVNPQLGETVLDPAAGTGGFLVEAFDHLKAQAKRAQDYDLLQHGTLHGIEAKSLPYLLCEMNLLLHGLEYPEIDPGNALRFPLREIGDKDRVDVIVTNPPFGGEEERGILSNFPEDKQTADTALLFLQLIMRKLRRPVRGNKGGRCGMVVPNGVLFGDGIGARIKEELLKEFNLHTIVRLPNGVFAPYTGIPANLLFFDRSGPTHDVWYYEQPLPAGRKNYTKTAPMQFEEFSACLDWWNDRKENLCAWKTSAAKLLENGCNLDVKNPNSKEDIEHLTPDVVVQSILSKERRIAEIMVAVQQLLQKGAV
- the hsdR gene encoding EcoAI/FtnUII family type I restriction enzme subunit R; this encodes MPLNEADTCRTYVLPKLYSAGWEDNQISEQKSFTDGRIVLVGNRAIRRPQKRADYLLRYRRDFPIAVVEAKAAYKTSGDGLQQAKEYAQILGLKFAYATNGHSILEHDFLTGIDTELETFPTASELWARLRTAENITEEVGNRLLTPFYHLAGRPSRYYQEIAINRAVQSILQGKKRSLLTLATGTGKTEVAFQICWKLTNSLWNRTGEHRRPRILYLADRNVLVDDPKDKTFAPFGEARHKIEGEAVKSREMYFAIYQAIAKDQRRPGLYRDYARDFFDLIIVDECHRGSARDESNWREILEYFEPASQIGMTATPLREDNRDTYRYFQNPLYTYSLRQGIDDGFLAPYRVHRIVSTVDAAGWRPTPGELDRYGREIPDALYGTSDFDRVIALKARTEAIARNLSDFLKKTDRFAKTIVFCADQEHAEEMRRALNNCNADLVRQFPDYVARVVSDEGDTGRAHLGRFMELETQTPTILTTSQMLTTGVNAPTCKNVVLVRNINSMSEFKQIIGRGTRVRDDYGKLYFNILDYTGSATRLFADRDFDGDPAQTVDEQMNAEGEAIGEPVVVDEPQAEDPAEQEQEAARGPVFDDEQGPPRKYHVDGGVVVEIAAHLVYELDEDGRRLEVRRFTEYTADSVRSMYPSAADLRARWSAPDERAAIIAALEQRGISFEELAEVAKQPDADPFDLLCNVAYSAPIRSRRERAEAARLDGQAFFNRFTNGARQVLNELLDKYVEFGTAQFQIPDILKVSPLSEHGNVIEIAQLFGGPDQLQAAVGELQQLLYAA
- a CDS encoding plasmid partitioning protein RepB C-terminal domain-containing protein, with translation MNEQQVESIPISEIRIINPRTRNRLKWQLVVQSIATVGLKRPITVAQRPQSTSDGKRYDLVCGQGRMEAFVELGEMFIPAIVIEAPEQDRQLMSLVENIARRPASTHAILFEVRVLRERGHSSEQIARKLGLDRAYLYGICNLIDKGEEFLVLAVEAGRIPLSVAVEIATGNNHEISRALSEAYEKGDLRGARISAARRVISQRLEKQRLLGKARRRIASSPANPWSRNTSRRFVSRPLWL
- a CDS encoding restriction endonuclease subunit S is translated as MSDRKTPVQLGEILTIISRPEAVNPTQTYDILGARWYAKGLYIKEQKKGSQIQANTLFRVEKGDLVYNRLFAWKGSFALADEAAHGCYVSNEFPCFSVNSSTVLPKYLFYYFSQESWWNQALGLSTGGTPTSRNRLKEKNFLALEVPLPSLKEQGRLVEGIESLSGLVSEAQQLREESFREASELCRSIIRNDKDAQLVPMRDLVKLRSPDVDVEPEQTYQFAGVYCFGRGVFRGNAKSGNEFAYSKLTRIRSGDFVYPKLMAWEGALGVVPQTCDGCVVSTEFPVFEVIEEKVLPEVLDVHFRSPTVWPELSGSSTGTNVRRRRLNPTDFLAYRLPLPSRTVQYRLRAVMATLREAEKLQGEVLTEYKALMPSVLKNAFSMGLL
- a CDS encoding ParB/RepB/Spo0J family partition protein, coding for MKRAAANLRSAFQNNILTLPLSSIVPQRNATAEALRSSIFKQILSSVREIGLIEPLVVFPQEGKGFLLLDGHLRFEALKILGTEEVNCILSTDDESYTYNKRVNHIPPVAQHFMLMEALKSGVAEERIAATLNVDVAAIRRRAQMLEGICPEVVEMLRDKKLSLELFPILRKMKAIGQIATVELMVLRNDYSVSFAKTRLAISPPALLTQASIARQNKANSDAADTLLGEDTDGIIQNLKAIEETYGTDVLTLTVTCAYLDRLFKEEKIKYYLDRHHPGPLETLMTIISDLRPSPTQERASKGQ